One region of Hydrogenobaculum sp. Y04AAS1 genomic DNA includes:
- a CDS encoding PIN domain-containing protein — translation MLLLDTNIILEIALEQEKAQECVNLLEQYDKIDFFISDFSIHSIGVILKKRNKLEKFDKLIEDLRLVLKAILSLDHYYDLKRLINIMKVFDLDFDDAYQYRIAEKYKLTIVSFDKDFDKTKLGRRTTTEILQTINH, via the coding sequence GTGCTTTTATTAGACACAAACATAATATTGGAAATAGCATTGGAACAAGAAAAAGCTCAAGAATGTGTAAATTTGTTAGAACAGTACGATAAAATTGATTTTTTTATATCTGATTTCTCGATTCATTCAATAGGTGTAATACTTAAGAAACGAAACAAGCTTGAAAAATTTGATAAATTGATAGAAGACCTTAGACTTGTTCTAAAAGCTATATTGTCGCTAGACCATTATTATGACTTAAAACGATTGATAAATATAATGAAAGTGTTTGATCTTGATTTTGATGATGCTTATCAATATAGAATAGCAGAAAAATACAAACTAACCATTGTTAGTTTTGATAAAGATTTTGATAAAACAAAATTAGGCAGGAGAACAACAACAGAGATTTTACAAACAATCAATCATTGA
- a CDS encoding FtsX-like permease family protein, which produces MRFKALKIAIRYLLSFKGSTFIISLISFFGIVISTAGILLTNGVFEGFQDNLRIKLLGSMPNLILTYVGDNSKADIPKVLGLLEKNKKDIKMFSYFKIYHGAIQRGSYISAVNVDAMDFGNTKNLSFFANKIKGSLDKKGVILGKDLAAMLGVSKGDYVSIISPVGVQTPFGYMPKVQNLPVVGTLNSGIFDIDYSTVLMDNSVADKLFVNNPPTRVVEINLKNPFYAPSFAKSLKPMIGEKFIITTWIDMNKPLFEALQTEERGIFFVLTLMIVVASFNITSLLFIKVKEKLRDIAIFRVYGEPKSFIMAIILIQGLLLSLSGFLVGVLTSFVLEFFINKFKLIHVQKSIYLMSYVPVSISFKDVMEVFLLVIFLSLVAAFIPSYYAVKENIVRILRND; this is translated from the coding sequence GTGAGATTTAAGGCATTAAAGATAGCTATAAGATATTTGCTCAGTTTTAAAGGAAGTACATTTATCATAAGCTTGATATCGTTTTTTGGGATTGTGATAAGCACCGCTGGGATACTTCTTACAAACGGCGTTTTTGAAGGATTTCAAGACAATCTTAGAATTAAGCTTTTGGGGTCTATGCCAAATTTAATACTGACATACGTAGGAGATAATTCTAAGGCCGATATACCTAAAGTTTTGGGGCTTTTAGAAAAAAACAAAAAAGATATAAAGATGTTCTCCTATTTCAAGATATATCACGGGGCTATTCAAAGGGGCTCTTATATAAGTGCTGTCAATGTAGATGCTATGGATTTTGGCAACACTAAAAATTTGAGTTTTTTTGCAAATAAGATAAAAGGTTCTTTGGATAAAAAAGGTGTTATTCTTGGTAAAGATTTGGCTGCTATGCTTGGGGTGTCAAAAGGTGATTATGTTAGTATCATATCGCCTGTGGGTGTACAAACGCCTTTTGGTTATATGCCAAAGGTTCAAAACTTGCCTGTGGTGGGTACTCTTAACAGTGGTATATTTGATATAGATTATTCTACCGTGCTTATGGATAACAGTGTTGCAGACAAGCTTTTTGTAAATAATCCGCCCACAAGAGTCGTTGAGATAAATTTAAAAAATCCATTTTATGCTCCTTCTTTTGCTAAAAGCCTAAAACCTATGATAGGAGAAAAATTTATAATAACCACTTGGATAGATATGAATAAACCGCTTTTTGAAGCTCTTCAAACCGAAGAAAGAGGTATATTTTTTGTACTTACTCTCATGATAGTAGTGGCATCTTTTAATATTACAAGCCTTCTTTTTATAAAAGTAAAAGAAAAGCTAAGAGATATAGCCATATTTAGAGTTTACGGAGAACCAAAATCTTTTATCATGGCTATAATACTTATACAAGGGCTTTTACTTAGCCTTAGTGGGTTTTTGGTGGGTGTTTTGACGTCTTTTGTTTTGGAGTTTTTTATAAACAAATTTAAACTAATACATGTCCAAAAAAGCATATACCTTATGTCTTATGTGCCAGTTTCTATATCTTTTAAAGATGTGATGGAGGTCTTTTTGTTGGTGATATTTTTAAGCCTTGTGGCAGCTTTTATACCCTCTTATTACGCTGTAAAAGAAAACATAGTAAGGATACTAAGAAATGACTGA
- a CDS encoding ABC transporter ATP-binding protein has translation MTDGMIELKNVSKIYKDKPVVEGLSLSIKKGEFVGIMGPSGSGKSTTLHIIGGIETPSSGDVNILGVWYAKDGKVLNEKAVSKLRKKYISFIFQFYYLLEDFDVLENVSLFGDKKKAIELLSFLRLDHRLNYKPYELSGGEQQRVAIARALVREPQILIADEPTGNLDHKESHKIFSLLKSLNKESNITIIVATHNEELKPFFDRVIYLG, from the coding sequence ATGACTGACGGTATGATAGAACTAAAAAACGTATCAAAAATATACAAAGATAAGCCTGTAGTTGAAGGTTTAAGCCTTTCTATAAAAAAAGGTGAGTTTGTAGGTATAATGGGGCCCTCTGGTTCTGGTAAATCTACAACCCTTCATATAATAGGTGGTATAGAAACCCCTTCTTCTGGTGATGTAAATATACTTGGTGTTTGGTATGCAAAAGACGGAAAAGTACTAAACGAAAAAGCTGTATCTAAGCTTAGGAAAAAATACATTTCTTTTATATTTCAATTTTATTATCTTTTAGAAGATTTTGATGTGCTTGAAAATGTATCTTTGTTTGGAGATAAGAAAAAAGCCATAGAGCTTCTTAGCTTTCTTAGATTGGACCACAGGCTAAACTACAAACCTTACGAACTCTCCGGCGGTGAACAGCAAAGGGTAGCTATAGCAAGAGCCCTTGTAAGAGAACCTCAAATCCTCATAGCCGATGAGCCCACTGGAAACCTTGATCACAAAGAATCTCATAAGATTTTTTCTTTATTAAAATCCCTAAACAAAGAATCAAATATAACTATAATTGTAGCTACTCACAACGAAGAACTAAAACCATTTTTTGATAGAGTTATATATCTTGGATAA
- a CDS encoding outer membrane protein transport protein, protein MKKRLLALAVFTGLIGVWQTGAFATNGDDLIGVTPNSEAMGGIGVGMPVGSVDSIFRNPAWMSVARSNKVQFGGMLFMPSVKAESNNAFIGTSGAPSSASADSDANLFLVPEIGIVDKINDKLVFGIGAFGVSGMGTDYNGKGPQQIIGQNAQGPVTIPAFYNMRTTLQFMRIIPALSYQINPMISVGAGIDFAYGSLDMNATMPNECTPLMQPPYLYCTSKASYGGGQSSALGIGGQLGVAFNFGNFVYAGLNYQTPISMTYRHVFDFQGASHYNFTGSFQDLKLEQPQELAFGVGIAPTNKWNVGADVRWINWSNADGYKDFGWKDQWVFALGTSYKLTPKLTLRAGFNYARSPIRSNNFGSNMSQTPAASISGAQFNQYAIDFFNLYGFPAITEEAITLGGSYQFTNTFGVSLAYEHDFQHSVTDSGYCYDGLNNTNNPCSIGAKNAEDAINVALEWRF, encoded by the coding sequence ATGAAAAAGAGGCTTCTTGCTTTGGCGGTGTTTACAGGTTTAATTGGAGTGTGGCAAACAGGTGCTTTTGCCACAAATGGCGATGATCTTATAGGCGTTACACCAAACTCAGAGGCAATGGGTGGCATAGGTGTTGGTATGCCTGTGGGTTCTGTGGACTCTATCTTTAGAAACCCAGCTTGGATGAGCGTAGCAAGATCAAACAAAGTCCAGTTTGGCGGTATGCTTTTTATGCCAAGCGTAAAAGCTGAAAGCAATAATGCATTTATAGGCACTTCTGGTGCACCATCATCTGCTTCTGCTGATAGCGACGCAAACCTCTTTTTAGTGCCAGAGATAGGTATAGTGGACAAGATAAACGATAAACTTGTATTTGGTATAGGTGCTTTTGGTGTATCTGGTATGGGTACAGATTACAACGGTAAGGGTCCGCAGCAGATTATAGGGCAAAACGCTCAAGGCCCAGTTACAATTCCAGCTTTTTACAACATGAGAACAACGCTTCAGTTTATGCGTATAATACCAGCCTTATCTTACCAGATAAACCCAATGATAAGCGTAGGTGCCGGTATAGATTTTGCCTACGGATCACTTGATATGAACGCTACTATGCCAAATGAATGTACACCTTTAATGCAACCTCCTTATCTCTATTGTACCAGCAAAGCATCTTACGGTGGGGGTCAAAGTTCGGCACTTGGTATAGGTGGTCAGCTTGGTGTAGCCTTTAACTTCGGGAATTTTGTATACGCTGGTTTAAACTATCAAACACCTATATCTATGACATATAGACATGTGTTTGATTTTCAAGGAGCATCCCATTATAATTTTACTGGAAGTTTCCAAGATCTTAAACTTGAACAACCTCAAGAGCTTGCTTTTGGTGTAGGTATAGCACCCACTAACAAATGGAACGTAGGTGCTGATGTTAGATGGATAAACTGGTCAAATGCCGATGGTTACAAAGACTTTGGCTGGAAAGACCAATGGGTATTTGCTCTTGGTACATCTTACAAGCTAACACCAAAACTCACATTAAGAGCTGGTTTTAACTATGCAAGAAGCCCTATAAGAAGCAACAATTTTGGATCAAACATGAGTCAAACGCCAGCCGCCTCTATAAGCGGAGCCCAGTTTAATCAATATGCTATAGACTTCTTTAACCTATACGGATTCCCAGCTATTACAGAAGAAGCTATAACGCTTGGTGGAAGCTATCAGTTTACAAACACCTTTGGTGTATCGCTTGCTTATGAGCATGATTTCCAACATAGCGTAACGGATAGTGGATATTGTTATGATGGTTTAAATAACACTAATAATCCATGCTCTATAGGTGCAAAAAACGCAGAAGATGCCATAAACGTAGCTCTTGAATGGAGATTTTGA
- a CDS encoding rhodanese-like domain-containing protein, with product MFGMLVDKIEKAIEQDKKKPNLGLIDIEKVKELYQNGALILDVRPVGKVEGKNVEEAGIKNAYYIPITEITKHLDKLPKDKEAPIITTCKLVKFANRAMGYLEALGYTNVYVFDGSTPDLIAALSN from the coding sequence ATGTTCGGAATGCTTGTGGACAAGATTGAAAAAGCCATTGAGCAAGACAAGAAAAAGCCAAACTTAGGGCTTATAGACATTGAAAAGGTAAAAGAGCTGTACCAAAACGGAGCCCTCATATTGGATGTAAGACCTGTGGGTAAGGTAGAAGGTAAAAATGTAGAAGAAGCAGGTATCAAAAATGCTTACTACATACCAATTACAGAGATTACAAAGCACCTTGATAAGCTTCCAAAGGATAAGGAAGCACCAATTATAACCACTTGTAAGCTTGTAAAATTTGCCAATAGAGCTATGGGTTATCTGGAAGCTCTTGGCTATACAAACGTATATGTATTTGATGGTTCTACGCCAGATTTAATAGCAGCACTTTCAAACTGA
- a CDS encoding arsenic transporter yields the protein MLKEIESVIIFLLTMFLVIKQPKNIPIGISVVVGGVLSFLLGIVNINDIYEVIKLVWDASLAFIGIIFISVVLDNIGFFEWISLKAIDKANEDGIKLYVYMLLIGALISIFLANDGAALMLTPIVYSKIKHLNLQDEQARAYMVGGGFISDTASIGLVISNLTNIITADFFHISFLEYAKSMLLVNIVSIVSSIAVLLIYYKNHLPKSYKKEILEDKNPEEAIKDRFLFYLAWPIGALAIGLLMVSHIYNIPTSFIIIFAGILISIGSLKNKKVNLKHIIFKETPWQILIFSIGMYVVVFGLQKAFLYQIMPGVIRFFIDGGKFVAIMGVGVLSGVLSALINNLPTVMLINLNIKLANPADHMSHILALANLIGTDIGPKMTPIGSLATLLWLHVLNKKGLNISYAYYIKVGIILTIPVLILTLLSLYVFSLA from the coding sequence GTGCTAAAAGAGATAGAAAGCGTCATCATTTTTCTTCTTACGATGTTTCTTGTTATAAAACAACCAAAAAATATACCCATTGGTATATCTGTTGTTGTTGGAGGGGTTTTGAGCTTTTTGCTTGGGATAGTAAATATAAACGATATATATGAGGTTATAAAACTCGTATGGGATGCAAGCTTGGCTTTTATAGGCATTATCTTCATATCGGTGGTGCTTGACAACATAGGGTTTTTTGAGTGGATTTCGCTAAAAGCCATAGACAAAGCCAACGAAGATGGCATCAAGCTATATGTTTATATGCTTCTAATAGGAGCTTTGATATCTATATTTTTAGCCAACGACGGCGCTGCTTTGATGCTAACTCCTATCGTTTATTCTAAGATAAAGCATTTAAACCTTCAAGATGAACAAGCAAGAGCTTACATGGTAGGAGGAGGTTTTATATCTGATACTGCAAGTATTGGGCTTGTAATATCAAATTTAACAAACATTATCACAGCGGATTTTTTTCACATAAGCTTTTTAGAATATGCCAAATCTATGCTTCTTGTAAATATTGTATCTATCGTAAGTTCCATAGCGGTTTTACTTATTTATTATAAAAATCATCTTCCTAAAAGCTACAAAAAAGAGATTTTAGAAGACAAAAACCCAGAGGAAGCCATAAAAGATAGATTTTTATTTTATTTGGCTTGGCCAATAGGTGCTTTGGCTATAGGGCTTTTGATGGTATCCCACATATACAACATCCCAACATCTTTTATCATCATATTTGCCGGGATTTTGATATCTATAGGAAGTTTAAAAAACAAAAAAGTAAATCTAAAACATATCATTTTCAAAGAAACCCCTTGGCAAATACTCATATTTTCAATAGGTATGTACGTGGTGGTGTTTGGTCTTCAAAAAGCGTTTTTGTATCAGATAATGCCCGGTGTAATAAGATTTTTTATAGATGGTGGTAAATTTGTGGCAATTATGGGCGTAGGTGTGTTATCAGGGGTTTTATCGGCTCTTATCAACAACCTTCCCACCGTTATGCTTATAAATTTAAACATCAAACTTGCAAACCCGGCTGATCACATGAGCCATATTTTAGCTTTGGCAAATCTAATAGGTACAGATATAGGTCCAAAGATGACACCCATTGGTTCTTTGGCAACACTTTTATGGCTTCACGTATTAAACAAAAAAGGTTTAAACATATCTTATGCTTATTATATAAAAGTTGGTATCATCCTTACGATACCGGTTTTGATACTTACGCTTCTTAGTCTTTATGTTTTTAGTTTAGCTTAA
- the proB gene encoding glutamate 5-kinase → MIFVIKIGSNVLSTEGGDFDISFISSIAEDIKTLQKEHIKFLIVSSGAVMAGKKILNIKGDSILSRQILASVGQSRLMSLYDNIFSNYNLTISQILITSDIFTNQNMFSNAQRTIEGLLDHNIIPIINENDAIATEELIFGDNDFLSVYVSYISKASKLVIFSTAGGLYTKDGKTLIKEVSNFEEAFKEVNPSKSTFGSGGMLSKLQASMMASNIGIEVFITSKSQRLIDIYTDKAIGTKIPPKQNSKLKPKDLIKLAQYSRGIIYIDEGAKKALLSRKALLAIGIKGFDGVFKKGDLVSISDEQGIMIGKGKVQYDSKELKNIIGKKNKEVIKTDDIYIIHI, encoded by the coding sequence ATGATCTTTGTTATCAAAATTGGTTCAAACGTCTTATCTACAGAGGGAGGGGATTTTGACATAAGCTTTATCTCCTCCATCGCCGAGGATATAAAAACTCTACAAAAAGAACATATTAAGTTTCTTATAGTATCCTCCGGAGCCGTTATGGCTGGAAAAAAAATCCTAAATATAAAAGGGGATTCCATCCTTTCAAGACAAATACTTGCCTCCGTTGGCCAATCGAGGCTTATGTCTTTGTACGACAACATATTTTCAAATTATAACCTTACTATAAGCCAAATACTTATAACCTCTGATATTTTTACAAATCAAAACATGTTTTCAAACGCCCAGAGGACGATAGAAGGACTCTTAGATCACAACATCATACCCATTATAAACGAAAACGACGCTATAGCCACCGAAGAGCTTATATTTGGAGATAACGATTTTTTAAGCGTTTACGTATCTTATATATCAAAAGCCTCAAAACTTGTTATATTCTCAACTGCCGGCGGGCTTTATACAAAAGATGGCAAAACCCTCATAAAAGAAGTGTCAAATTTTGAAGAGGCTTTCAAAGAGGTAAACCCCTCCAAAAGCACCTTTGGAAGCGGTGGCATGCTTAGCAAACTACAAGCTTCCATGATGGCATCAAACATCGGTATAGAGGTTTTTATAACCTCTAAAAGCCAAAGACTTATAGATATATACACTGACAAAGCTATAGGCACCAAAATACCACCAAAACAAAACTCAAAACTAAAACCAAAAGATCTTATCAAATTGGCCCAGTATTCAAGAGGCATCATATATATAGATGAAGGGGCTAAAAAAGCACTTTTAAGCAGAAAAGCACTCCTTGCCATAGGTATAAAAGGTTTTGACGGAGTTTTCAAAAAAGGGGATCTGGTAAGTATATCAGATGAACAAGGTATTATGATAGGTAAAGGAAAAGTCCAGTACGATTCCAAAGAACTAAAAAATATAATAGGCAAAAAAAACAAAGAGGTCATAAAAACAGACGATATCTATATCATACACATATAA
- the rpmI gene encoding 50S ribosomal protein L35 produces the protein MKVKMKTNRTMAKRFKLTANGHIKRAKANGSHYNTRKPKDRKRRLRKKTLITNPKVERKLKPLLQNI, from the coding sequence ATGAAGGTAAAGATGAAGACGAATAGAACTATGGCAAAAAGGTTTAAACTCACCGCCAACGGCCACATCAAAAGGGCCAAAGCAAACGGAAGCCACTACAACACCAGAAAACCAAAAGACAGAAAAAGAAGACTAAGAAAGAAAACCCTTATTACAAATCCAAAAGTAGAAAGGAAGCTAAAACCACTTTTACAAAATATATGA
- the infC gene encoding translation initiation factor IF-3, protein MQEYRVNEKITAREVRLIDENGNQIGIVPIGEALEAANRKGLDLVEIAPQANPPVCKILNYSKFKYEIQKKEKEAKKKQKESAINVKDINLKVMIDNHDLAIKIKQMREFLEDGDKVRVRIRFRGRENIYPELGNKLVDKIINELADVGVLEKPPLKENAFLTFTLLPKKK, encoded by the coding sequence TTGCAAGAGTATAGAGTAAACGAAAAGATCACAGCAAGAGAGGTAAGGCTAATAGACGAGAACGGAAATCAAATAGGCATAGTACCAATAGGAGAAGCTCTTGAAGCTGCAAACAGAAAAGGCCTTGACCTTGTGGAAATAGCACCGCAGGCAAATCCACCGGTATGTAAGATTTTAAACTACAGCAAGTTTAAGTATGAGATTCAAAAAAAAGAAAAAGAAGCTAAGAAAAAACAAAAAGAATCTGCTATAAATGTAAAAGATATAAACCTTAAAGTGATGATAGACAATCACGATTTAGCTATCAAAATTAAACAGATGAGAGAGTTTTTAGAAGATGGAGACAAAGTAAGAGTGCGTATAAGGTTTAGAGGAAGAGAAAACATATACCCAGAGCTTGGTAACAAGCTTGTGGATAAAATTATAAACGAGTTAGCGGATGTTGGTGTTTTGGAAAAGCCTCCTCTAAAAGAAAACGCATTCTTGACCTTTACATTGCTTCCTAAGAAAAAATAA
- a CDS encoding ATP-dependent DNA helicase — MELYKTLLNLGYERRKSQEKMFSIVEECINKEDFDDEEQNVVLIEAPTGVGKSFGYLLPIIEHGKQAIISTKTKILQEQLRRDLEHLSSIRKNYFGKGINYLILKGKANYLCLDRFYDKENELKQTTIFGKVSLANTIRELIESSGWDGDIEFTNIPLEVWTDINIDENYCDSNYRKSCPYLKDCFYYKKLKDKEKLADILVINHSLLVLKNFDDTEEKILVIDEAHELDEALVKSLTSGFSVISLMRLVASIRDMLPNDNKNMLDNVDILEIERWNRVSELRSVNGMSSFQEMLSTLFKRLFEGIFENKKQKPTNKSTIGKAPSSIPLDKPFFVEPLISMVYEPLNQAVNVIKNYVINIVKERLEYKNTISRKFKAFLESSLLFENEFLNRFSIDTSELQDDFADGSADRLEREIMRLIAKFKSISNRVSNIYNTLKYMEDEENKDIIGFVVSREFSKKLGDFNYKIEAFPIFPRDAIDLSNYKYVILTSATLDKDLIELTTGISGEYHSLEHVFNYEDVSFIIKNIVPKNKDLWKEELINSLRYLRTFYSKVLVLLTSYEQMEYIPKDEDIIFQNTTTLRKAIEMVENGDKNVLVGVDSVWTGIDLKGDKGLLMAKLPFDSPEDPINYHRMRYFKKHNKATTSHFGSMEQAMAHSSSEKCLKHTMDGFIYMRKKAFLQFKQGFGRLVRSKKDKGTIIICDSRIWRYEEFINFIKSLRVKIYYRQQRGD, encoded by the coding sequence ATGGAACTTTACAAAACGCTGTTAAACCTTGGCTACGAAAGAAGAAAAAGCCAAGAGAAAATGTTTAGCATAGTAGAAGAATGTATAAATAAAGAAGACTTTGATGATGAGGAGCAAAACGTCGTTTTAATAGAAGCTCCCACTGGAGTTGGCAAAAGCTTTGGATATTTACTGCCTATCATAGAGCATGGTAAACAAGCAATAATATCCACCAAGACAAAAATCCTACAAGAACAACTAAGAAGGGACCTTGAACACCTATCTTCTATAAGAAAAAACTATTTTGGTAAAGGTATAAATTATCTTATATTAAAAGGAAAAGCAAACTACCTTTGTCTTGATAGATTTTACGATAAAGAAAACGAATTAAAACAAACCACAATATTTGGAAAAGTAAGCCTCGCAAATACTATAAGAGAACTTATAGAATCCTCAGGATGGGACGGAGATATAGAATTTACCAACATACCCTTAGAGGTATGGACTGATATAAATATAGACGAAAATTACTGTGATTCCAATTATAGAAAATCTTGCCCTTATCTAAAAGATTGTTTTTACTATAAAAAGCTAAAAGACAAAGAAAAACTAGCGGATATTTTGGTAATAAACCATAGCCTTTTGGTTTTAAAAAACTTTGACGATACAGAAGAGAAAATCCTTGTAATAGATGAGGCGCATGAACTTGATGAAGCTTTGGTAAAATCCCTTACTTCTGGATTTTCTGTAATCAGTCTAATGAGACTTGTAGCATCTATAAGAGATATGCTTCCAAACGATAATAAAAATATGCTTGATAATGTTGATATACTTGAAATAGAGCGATGGAATCGTGTTTCAGAGCTAAGGAGTGTCAATGGCATGTCATCGTTCCAAGAAATGCTAAGCACACTATTTAAACGTTTATTTGAAGGTATCTTTGAAAATAAAAAACAAAAACCAACTAATAAGTCTACCATAGGTAAAGCTCCAAGCTCAATACCTTTGGATAAACCTTTTTTTGTAGAACCATTAATTAGTATGGTATATGAACCTTTAAACCAAGCTGTAAACGTCATAAAAAATTATGTCATAAACATCGTCAAAGAAAGGCTTGAATACAAAAATACCATAAGCAGAAAGTTTAAGGCTTTTTTGGAAAGCTCCTTGTTATTTGAAAATGAATTTTTAAATAGATTTAGCATAGATACAAGCGAACTTCAAGATGATTTTGCAGATGGATCAGCAGATAGGTTAGAACGTGAAATTATGAGGCTTATAGCAAAATTCAAATCTATCTCAAACCGCGTATCAAACATTTACAACACTCTAAAATACATGGAAGATGAAGAAAATAAAGATATTATAGGTTTTGTGGTAAGTAGGGAATTTTCTAAAAAGCTTGGGGATTTTAACTACAAAATAGAGGCTTTTCCAATATTCCCAAGAGATGCTATAGATCTATCTAATTACAAATATGTAATACTAACATCTGCAACTCTTGACAAAGACCTCATAGAGCTTACCACAGGCATAAGCGGTGAATATCACTCTTTAGAGCATGTATTCAATTATGAAGATGTTAGTTTTATCATAAAAAATATAGTGCCAAAAAATAAAGATTTATGGAAAGAAGAGCTAATAAATAGTCTAAGATATTTAAGAACATTCTATAGCAAAGTTTTGGTGCTTTTAACAAGCTATGAACAAATGGAATATATACCAAAAGATGAGGATATTATATTCCAAAATACAACAACCTTAAGAAAAGCCATAGAAATGGTAGAAAATGGAGATAAAAACGTATTGGTAGGGGTGGATTCTGTATGGACAGGTATAGATTTGAAAGGAGATAAGGGGCTTTTGATGGCAAAGCTTCCTTTTGACTCTCCTGAAGATCCCATAAACTACCATAGGATGAGGTATTTCAAAAAACATAACAAAGCGACGACATCACATTTTGGATCTATGGAACAGGCAATGGCACACAGTAGCTCAGAAAAATGCTTAAAGCACACTATGGATGGTTTTATTTATATGAGGAAAAAGGCGTTTTTGCAATTTAAACAAGGATTTGGAAGACTTGTAAGAAGCAAAAAAGACAAAGGCACCATCATAATATGCGATTCTAGGATATGGAGATATGAAGAGTTTATAAATTTTATTAAAAGCTTAAGAGTTAAAATATATTATCGCCAGCAAAGAGGCGACTAA